A window of Cryptomeria japonica chromosome 3, Sugi_1.0, whole genome shotgun sequence contains these coding sequences:
- the LOC131051901 gene encoding uncharacterized protein LOC131051901 — MRTVANRVEKSTWHLLPEMAQHQQCQRVNLAELKAQFEKKIGPEKTSKYFEQFKKYLEGKLVKIKFDELCRLTIGKENIRLHNHLIKCILKNALLNKIPSSGPINGVVRKAKTNSPLHENGDFLCSSNGDGHAAFGGSHRKIRSDRRTRYSLSVNSPRPDDSAASLQGVVVKNDIVLAKGDLKSPDLARPLPLCSARVGSPHLPEAEFNPNSKRQRPEAEINPSVKRQRLEVLKSSAVQVLTDDEVAIEAADVENDKAVAVGEVNELESAVWVDRPITAPLGIQFCSRDIGYARRPTYTRLLNHDSTYCIDSQQLPDTETLCRRMERAAKAEDLQNVNLDCAIISNYGVDALLKRLIKSAIDLKKGGLAGQSHEPYCQIPGQSTQGVNISRAAHPLHMDNTSIGKDAIQKESFDQSSVSLLDFKTAMDLYPQQLGEHWPSKLEKISFCLLNRE, encoded by the coding sequence ATGAGGACTGTAGCAAACAGAGTAGAGAAATCCACATGGCATTTACTGCCTGAAATGGCACAACATCAACAATGTCAGCGTGTAAACTTAGCAGAGTTGAAAGCACAGTTTGAAAAGAAAATTGGACCAGAGAAGACTAGTAAGTACTTCGAACAGTTTAAGAAGTATTTAGAAGGTAAACTTGTTAAGATCAAATTTGATGAGCTCTGCCGTTTGACTATTGGTAAGGAAAACATTCGACTCCACAATCATCTTATAAAGTGTATTTTGAAGAATGCACTTTTGAACAAGATTCCTTCCAGCGGCCCTATCAATGGAGTAGTAAGAAAAGCCAAGACCAATTCTCCCTTGCATGAGAATGGGGATTTTTTGTGCTCCTCCAATGGAGATGGTCATGCTGCTTTTGGTGGGTCCCACAGGAAGATCCGGTCTGATAGAAGAACAAGGTATAGTCTCTCTGTAAATTCTCCTAGGCCTGATGATTCTGCTGCTTCTCTGCAAGGAGTAGTTGTTAAGAATGACATAGTATTGGCTAAGGGTGATCTCAAGTCCCCTGATTTGGCAAGACCATTGCCACTCTGTTCAGCACGAGTCGGGTCCCCTCATTTACCTGAGGCAGAGTTTAATCCTAACAGTAAGCGACAGCGGCCTGAGGCAGAGATCAACCCCAGTGTCAAAAGGCAACGGCTTGAGGTCTTAAAATCATCAGCCGTGCAAGTCCTAACAGATGACGAAGTTGCTATCGAAGCTGCTGATGTTGAAAATGATAAGGCGGTAGCAGTTGGAGAGGTGAACGAACTTGAATCTGCTGTTTGGGTAGACAGACCAATAACTGCACCGTTGGGAATTCAATTTTGTTCTAGGGACATTGGTTATGCCAGAAGACCAACTTATACTAGGTTGTTGAATCACGATTCAACATATTGTATAGATTCTCAGCAATTGCCTGATACAGAGACTCTTTGCAGAAGAATGGAAAGGGCAGCCAAAGCTGAGGATTTGCAGAATGTGAATTTGGACTGTGCTATTATCTCAAACTATGGTGTAGATGCTTTATTAAAGAGACTGATAAAGTCTGCGATAGACTTAAAGAAGGGGGGTTTAGCCGGGCAAAGTCATGAACCTTATTGTCAGATTCCTGGTCAGTCAACACAAGGTGTTAACATTTCAAGGGCTGCTCATCCTTTACATATGGACAATACAAGTATTGGAAAGGATGCCATACAGAAAGAGAGTTTTGATCAGTCTTCAGTTTCACTTCTTGATTTTAAGACAGCAATGGATTTATATCCTCAGCAACTGGGTGAACATTGGCCCTCAAAATTGGAAAAGATATCCTTCTGTCTTTTGAATCGAGAGTAG